From the genome of Papaver somniferum cultivar HN1 chromosome 2, ASM357369v1, whole genome shotgun sequence, one region includes:
- the LOC113354450 gene encoding F-box/kelch-repeat protein At1g57790-like, which yields MQWKEVSSFGDHVLFSGKSTTACCSAAELGFNRGCLYYTLPEDQSLYKFELEGTGTVTLPCLKLPTPCFSSDWIMMPTTFRVGEQERSELMLNRREERDFITSIGVRLNNKCENQGEVNQQGPWSILQDDTLLKTASYLHPIDYKQFRLVCKAIRSNLPIFKQTPTSGTILSNRYVSPWLVFSVNNECTVYNFVDPMHNNENYFMERPLLKGAIIRFQKDGWLLMSEGAHRLFFHNPFTKETINIPDLPQHYHFSNISFFSLPTCSDCVVYGIQVDEEDEGIRVYIIARGEKSWRDHMFDNIDTDGYYMPSLNTPVLYKGILYSVDYNGLVGTLSSEDNINWSYQVVNKPRGIFDGAYPSFLVECGGDLLLVKLGRMGVFKGIFRLNFSKKEWVRVKSLGKHMLFISYTSCVSRIAPRADMENKIYFSRLSLHGEGILLYSLDTGNYHSLGNQRSSKDFYDTKGWASWSWIEPNWSRSTSEELDWFANLS from the exons ATGCAGTGGAAGGAGGTGAGCAGTTTTGGTGATCATGTTCTCTTTTCTGGCAAAAGCACAACAGCTTGTTGCTCGGCAGCTGAGTTGGGTTTCAATAGGGGTTGTTTGTATTACACACTGCCCGAGGATCAGAGCTTGTACAAATTTGAATTAGAAGGCACTGGTACTGTAACGTTGCCGTGTCTAAAGCTTCCAACACCATGCTTTTCGTCAGATTGGATTATGATGCCTACCACTTTCAG GGTTGGAGAACAAGAAAGATCTGAACTTATGTTAAATAGACGGGAAGAAAGAGATTTCATAACCAGCATTGGAGTAAGATTAAATAACAAATGTGAGAATCAGGGAGAAGTAAATCAACAAGGACCTTGGAGTATTCTTCAAGACGACACTCTACTCAAGACAGCAAGTTATCTCCATCCAATTGACTACAAACAATTTCGATTAGTCTGTAAAGCAATTCGATCGAATCTACCTATATTTAAGCAAACACCAACTTCCGGTACGATCTTAAGCAACAGATATGTGTCTCCATGGCTAGTATTTTCTGTCAACAATGAGTGCACTGTCTACAATTTTGTCGACCCGATGCATAATAATGAGAACTACTTTATGGAACGTCCCTTGCTAAAAGGAGCTATAATTCGTTTCCAAAAGGACGGCTGGCTACTTATGTCGGAGGGAGCTCACAGATTATTCTTTCACAACCCCTTCACGAAAGAGACCATTAATATTCCGGATTTGCCTCAACATTACCACTTCTCCAACATCTCATTCTTTTCATTACCGACTTGTTCTGATTGTGTAGTTTATGGCATTCAagtagatgaagaagatgagggTATCCGTGTCTATATCATTGCAAGGGGAGAGAAGTCTTGGAGGGATCACATGTTTGATAATATCGATACGGATGGGTACTACATGCCATCACTTAACACTCCAGTTCTATACAAAGGGATTTTGTATTCTGTAGATTATAATGGACTTGTAGGAACTTTAAGCTCGGAAGACAACATTAATTGGAGTTACCAAGTTGTTAATAAGCCCCGCGGAATATTTGATGGTGCATATCCTAGCTTTCTGGTGGAGTGTGGAGGAgatcttttattagtgaaattagGACGTATGGGGGTATTCAAAGGAATTTTCAGATTAAATTTCTCGAAGAAGGAATGGGTCAGAGTAAAGAGTCTGGGAAAACATATGTTATTCATCAGCTATACATCTTGTGTCTCAAGAATTGCTCCGCGTGCTGATATGGAGAACAAGATATATTTTTCTAGATTGTCCTTGCATGGGGAAGGAATATTATTGTATTCACTTGATACAGGTAATTACCATTCTCTTGGGAATCAACGTTCTTCAAAAGATTTTTATGATACAAAGGGGTGGGCATCATGGTCTTGGATTGAACCTAATTGGTCAAGGTCGACTTCAGAGGAGCTCGATTGGTTTGCAAATCTTTCATAA